AAAAGAAAGACCGCCTTTTAAAAGACGGTCAATTGCAACTATTTTGATTCAATTATTCTATCATAAATGAATGGTTTCGACTAATCTTTATATTTTTTCGGTTTTTGCTATTAACTCGGGCCAATGCATTAAAGCTCTTTCTGTAAATGGCATTAAATAGTCTAGAAAGGCTTCCTTTTCGATATCTCCAAGCTGCAAAGTATAGAGCCATTCTCTTAATAGTTCATTTGGATATTGAAGATAGAACATTTTATGGCTACTTTTTTCAACCAAATATTGATTTTCATCTAATAATAATTGAAGATCATAATCGACTGTTGGTAATGCTCGATGCAACCAAAGTATACATTCGTCAGACGGATCTCCAAGGACAGCTAAATCAAAATCAATCAATTTCATACCCTCGAGTGTCACGAGGAAATTATGATGTACCACATCACCATGTAATAAAGTGAGCTGTGGAGATTTGTTATCAAGGGTTTTTTTCATTTTCCTTAAAACTCGATTTGCGTAAAGCGTAATATCATAATATCCATGCTGCAAATATGGAACTAGCTCTTTTTCATAAGATAAAAAACGTTCTAATCGAACTGTCCATTTATGAAGTAAATTTTGTCTTGGTATAAGACTTTTACTTTTCCAGTCAATTACATTACTTGTTTGATGTAATGCCTTTAATATTTTCACCGCATGTTTACGATCGGATTTGTTAGAGAAATCGGCACTATAGCTTCTTGGTTGCCATTTCTGTACTAATAAATTAGGCTCTCTTGTTTTTTTTAATGGAATAACATATGGAAACTTAATTTGCTCTAATTGCTCATGTATAAATTTTACTTTATCTACAACTAAATCATTGTCATACTTTTTTATAAATAGTGTTTCATTTGGTGTTTCTTCTTTCCATATATTGTTTTTTATTTGCATTTTAATAATTCCAAGGGTTTTGGTGCGGTAAATTTTGGTTCATAAATGGGTAGTTTTGGTACATTGGATACATCATTTGTTGCTGCATCATGTGGTGAGGCATCATTTGATCAGGCATTACATAATGAGGCATATACGGCATTTGTTGCATTGGATATCCCATTACATGCTCATTTGGGCTACCTTGATAAAATTCTGGAACAGAAGCTTCTTGCAACTGTGAATAATCATCGTAATTATACTTGTGGTCAAACCCTAATTCATGACCTAAATTATTATCTTCTGAAGAAGATGAATCTTCTAACCAATCTGGTAAATTTGAATCTTTATCGCCATCTACCATCACAGGAGCAATGTCATAATTTGGCTCAAAATACTGAGGTTCCATAAAATTAGAGTCAAAATGTTGAGAGCCACCACATCCACAAGGCATCTCCATCATTGGCATTTGTTCCATGTGCATTGGTGCATATTGCATATGCATAGGCAATTGCTGATTTCCTCCACAGCCACAAGGTTTAACATGGTGATGATGGGATGGACATGGGTGATGAACTGGCATCACTTGCTCTGGAATATATGGAATGTACACATAATATGGTTGTGGCACTGGAACAAACTCTGTTCTCGTCACTTCTTTTTCCTCAACCTCAGGCTTTGGCATTTGTATCATAATTGGTTGTGGCATTGGCATCGGCATTGGCATTGGCATAGGTTGTGGTTGCTGTTGCGGCATAATCATTGGCATTGGAACAGGTTGTGGCTGCGGAGTTGGCAAGGTTTGGGTAACTGGTTGTGTAAAATGTAATTGTGGAGCAAAATCTAAATGAAAATCAGGCATTACTTCTGGTTGTGGTTGTGGCATTGGTGGTGGTGTTGGTACTGGTTGTGGCATAATATATTCTGGTAATGGTTGTGGTTGAGTCAGTTTCTCTTTTGAAGAGGGAACCTCCTGCACTGGTGCTTCCTCTACCACTGGCGCCGGTTCTTGTACTGGTGCTGTCGGTGCTTCTGAAATTGGGATAATTGGTTCAGTTAGTTTTTCTTTATAACTTGTAGTTCGTGTAGTAGCTGTTTTCCCTCTATTTGATCCAGTTGAAACATTATCAGGTAGAAAGATTTCCATACCTGGCATTACATAATCTGGGTTAGCTAAATGGCTATTAAGACTCTTTAATTCTTCAAAATTAACACCATACTGTTTTGCAATTTTCCAAAGTGTATCTCCCTTTTGAACAACATGAGTTCGCACAATACATCCTCCTTTTCTCGTTTTATAATATGTGAAGCAATAAAAAAGGACACAAAAAATATCGGATGATTTCCTTCCTCGTGATAAACTATGAATGTGGTATCAATTTATATACATAAAAAGTCGAAAAAAGGAGCTTTTTAAAATTGAAAAAAATGTTAGGTGAAGAACGGCGTAAGGAACTTCTTACATTATTAAAAAACTCAAAACAACCGATTACTGGAACTGATTTAGCAAAACAAGCAAATGTTTCTCGTCAAGTAATTGTTAATGATATGAATTTGTTAAAAGCTCGTAATGAGCCAATTATAGCAACAAGTCAAGGGTATTTATATTTAACAACCGACGAGCAAAGCAATACCTATGAACGTAAAATTGTTTGTTTACATACGACTGAACAAGCAGAAGATGAAATGTCGACAATTGTTGATTGTGGAGTAACTCTAAAAAATGTTATTGTAGAACACCCATTGTATGGAGAAATCACCGCTTCCATGATGATTTCAAATCGTTTAGAGGTACAAAACTTTATTCAACGTGTGAAGGATACAAAAGCAAGCTTACTTTCTAAACTTACTAATGGAACACATTTGCATGTTATTTCAGCTCCAAGTATCGAACAACTAGACTCAGCGGTGCAACGTTTAAGAGAAAAAGGATATCTAGTAGAAGAGTAAAAAAAAGGATGGCCAGCTGATCAAAATCAGTAATGGCACATCCTTTTAATTTTTAGTTGGAAATTTATATGTTATTAATATGAATTAAATGAAAGGATTACATTTAAATACCCTTTTTTAAGTAAAATTACCCTTCTGGTGTCAAATGTGTATAATAAGTACCTAAAGATTTAACAGTAACACCAATTGAATTTAGCTCTTCAAAGGCACCTTTCATCATTACATCATTTTCATCAGCAAGCACATCTGCAATAAAGAAATAATGACCTAATCCAGTTTTTAATGGTCGAGATTCAATTTTACTCAAGTTTAACTTTCTCCATGCAAGAACTGATAAAACTTGATGCAGTGTTCCTGATTCATCTGAAGGAAGTGTAAACATAATAGTTGTCTTTGGATTCGCCTCAGCTGTTTCCACTGGCAATCTAGTATTATGACGAGAGAGTACAAAGAAGCGCGTATGATTAAAGTGAAAATCATGAATGTTTTTTTCTACTATTTCTAAGCCATACTTTTCTGCTGATGATGCATTCCCTATTGCTGCTATACAACGTTCAGGAGTCTCTGCGACAAGTTTAGCTGCCGCTGAAGTTGATGATATTTGACTTAATGGTACTCCACTAAATCGATAAAACAAATATTTGTGACATTGAGCAAGTGCATGCGGGTGGGAATAAATTTCCTCAACATGCTGCCAATTATGAACTTGCGATTTATTCACCATTAAATGCTGTTGTATTTTTTCTAAAATTTCTGCTACAACATATAAATTAACTTCATGAAATAAATAATCAATCGTTAATGGAACGATTCCTTCTAATGCATTTTCAAGAGGAACCACAGCATACTCTACTTTACCTTCTACAACCGCATCAATACATTCTGGAATGGTTGTCATTGGCATTAACTGATTATCGGGAAAAAGCCCCTTTGTCGCTATATATGTAAAAGATGCCTCTGGTCCTAAATAGGCGATTTTTTTATCTTGCTCAATTATCACACTCATTGCCCCCTAGTGAATATTAAAGTTAAGTATCTATTTTTTATAATGCCCCCGAACTAATAACCTCTGCTGCTTCTACAAATTCTAGCTTATTAATTTGCTCAATTAGTTCATTTAGATCAATCGACATGCTTGTCACATCAAGTGATAATGTTACATTTGCTCGTCCTTGTATTGGAATCGTCTGATGTATTGTTAAAACATTACAATGAGCTATTGTTATAATTTCTAAAAGCTTTGCAAGTGTCCCTTTTTGATCCTGTAACTGGATGATAATCGTTAAAATTCGTTCTTGTACAATTGAGTGGAATGGGAATACTGCATCACGATATTTATAAAAAGCACTTCTTGATAAATCAACTTTTTTTACAGCATCCCAAATTGAAGAAACTGTACCACTTTCTAAAAGTTGTTTTGCTTCTAGAGTTTTTTGCATCGCATCAGTCAATACATCTTCTCTTACCAAATAATACTTTTGATTTGCAACGTTTTTCATACGCTACCCCCTCATAATTCATTCGCAAAAAGCGAATTGGAGGCCATAGAATAATTGAATCTTCAATCATACATATCACGGCCCCCCAGACATTAACAACAATTTAGTTTAAATACGTAAAGTCTTTAATCTACAAAATCAAATTCAAATTCTAACAATCTTACTGTATCCCCGTCTTTTGCACCTTTTTCGCGCAATGCTTCGTCTACACCCATCGCACGAAGTTGTCTAGCAAAACGACGAATACCATCTTCTCTACTGAAGTCTGTCATTTTAAACAAACGTTCAATTGAGTATCCACTAAGGACAAACGCTCCATCATCATCACGAGTAATTTCGAAGTCTTCACCTTTTTTCTCATGTTTATAAAGTACTGTAGCGTTACTTGTTTCTTCTTCGATTTCATGGAGTGTGAATTCGGGTGTTACTTCTAATAAGTCTGCGATCTCATATAAGACAGGCTTTAATCCTTGACGAGAAAGTGCTGATACCGGGAACACTTTTACAGAGTCTCCAACTTTCTTTAAAAACTCTTCTAAGTTTTCTTCTGCGTTTGGCATATCCATTTTATTTGCAACAACAATTTGGGGACGTTCAGTTAAACGTAAATTGTATTGTTTTAGTTCCTCATTAATTGTGATGTAATCCTCGTATGGGTCTCGTCCTTCTACACCGCTCATATCAACTACATGAACTATTACACGTGTACGTTCAATATGTCGAAGAAATTGCATACCTAGTCCAACGCCTTGATGGGCACCTTCTATTAATCCTGGTAAATCTGCCATAGCAAAGCTTCGACCATCATCTGTCTCCACCATTCCTAAATTTGGCACGATAGTAGTAAAATGATAAGCACCTATTTTCGGCTTTGCAGCAGATACAACGGATAAAATTGTTGATTTCCCGACACTTGGGAACCCAACAAGACCAACGTCTGCTAAAACTTTTAATTCCAATATAACATTTAATTCTTGTCCTGGCTCACCTTTTTCAGCAAGTTCAGGCGCTGGATTTGCCGGTGTCGCAAATCTTGAATTACCACGACCTCCACGACCGCCGCGAGCGATGACAGCTGTTTGCCCATGCTCAACTAAATCTGCAATAACAGCTTTTGTTTCTTCATTTATCACAACAGTTCCAGGCGGCACTTTAATAATTAAATCGTCTGCTTTTTTCCCATGCATTCCTTTACTCATTCCGTGTTCACCACGTTCAGCTTTGAAATGACGTTTATATCTAAAATCCATTAATGTACGTAAGCCTTCTTCAACTTGGAAGACTACATTCCCACCATGTCCTCCATCGCCACCAGCAGGACCACCATTTGGAACGAATTTCTCACGGCGAAAAGCGACCATACCATCCCCGCCGTCTCCACCTTTTACATAAATTTTCACGTGATCAACAAACATTGATTTCACTCCTATTCTCTAGGTCAATTCATATTTCCAAGATTCATTTGTCTCTTCATATGTTTGAACTTTCAATTTCGCTAATTTTTCATGTTTAAATGCATCTGTATTCCATTTCCCTTGAAGATGAAAGGTTAGTTTAAACACCTCTTTATTGGATTCAATTTGAATGAAAAGATGTTGTTCTGTATATGCATCTAGACCATCGTAAACATGAATAATTGTCTTTTCTAAGTATTCTACAATTTCCTCATCATTTTGCGTTTCATTAGCATCCACTATATTACAACTTAGATGAATATTTATTGAAGGGAATCGCCATCGGGCCGTGTGTAGCCATTCAGCTGTTTTAGGTAAATCCAACTTGTTTAAGTCTGAAAATGTTCTATAACTTTCAGATATTTCTTTTATAATCCCTTTTGATTCTTCGGTACGGCCTAACTCTAAATTCATATTTAATACTTGAAGATGATTCATAAAATCATGATTTGCATATCGCAAAACCTCGATGATTGAAAGTGGTTGTTGTTTCATATTATTCACTCCAAATATAACTGACGTAAAAATCAAC
Above is a genomic segment from Lysinibacillus sp. PLM2 containing:
- a CDS encoding transcriptional regulator: MKKMLGEERRKELLTLLKNSKQPITGTDLAKQANVSRQVIVNDMNLLKARNEPIIATSQGYLYLTTDEQSNTYERKIVCLHTTEQAEDEMSTIVDCGVTLKNVIVEHPLYGEITASMMISNRLEVQNFIQRVKDTKASLLSKLTNGTHLHVISAPSIEQLDSAVQRLREKGYLVEE
- the pheA gene encoding prephenate dehydratase — its product is MIIEQDKKIAYLGPEASFTYIATKGLFPDNQLMPMTTIPECIDAVVEGKVEYAVVPLENALEGIVPLTIDYLFHEVNLYVVAEILEKIQQHLMVNKSQVHNWQHVEEIYSHPHALAQCHKYLFYRFSGVPLSQISSTSAAAKLVAETPERCIAAIGNASSAEKYGLEIVEKNIHDFHFNHTRFFVLSRHNTRLPVETAEANPKTTIMFTLPSDESGTLHQVLSVLAWRKLNLSKIESRPLKTGLGHYFFIADVLADENDVMMKGAFEELNSIGVTVKSLGTYYTHLTPEG
- the yszB gene encoding UPF0735 ACT domain-containing protein YszB, with amino-acid sequence MKNVANQKYYLVREDVLTDAMQKTLEAKQLLESGTVSSIWDAVKKVDLSRSAFYKYRDAVFPFHSIVQERILTIIIQLQDQKGTLAKLLEIITIAHCNVLTIHQTIPIQGRANVTLSLDVTSMSIDLNELIEQINKLEFVEAAEVISSGAL
- the obg gene encoding GTPase Obg, with the protein product MFVDHVKIYVKGGDGGDGMVAFRREKFVPNGGPAGGDGGHGGNVVFQVEEGLRTLMDFRYKRHFKAERGEHGMSKGMHGKKADDLIIKVPPGTVVINEETKAVIADLVEHGQTAVIARGGRGGRGNSRFATPANPAPELAEKGEPGQELNVILELKVLADVGLVGFPSVGKSTILSVVSAAKPKIGAYHFTTIVPNLGMVETDDGRSFAMADLPGLIEGAHQGVGLGMQFLRHIERTRVIVHVVDMSGVEGRDPYEDYITINEELKQYNLRLTERPQIVVANKMDMPNAEENLEEFLKKVGDSVKVFPVSALSRQGLKPVLYEIADLLEVTPEFTLHEIEEETSNATVLYKHEKKGEDFEITRDDDGAFVLSGYSIERLFKMTDFSREDGIRRFARQLRAMGVDEALREKGAKDGDTVRLLEFEFDFVD